TTCTGCATTGAACCAGGAGCTCCTGGAGAGGaggccctgcctccttcctctgGATTCTCTACCCTGAAGGACTGAGGAAGCATCCCCAGGTGAGCACACcacagtaggtacttaataaatgtttgctggcaTAAACATCTGCCGGAGGGCTGAatggggggttggggtgggggagactgACCAATGCCCAAGCACCCCACGATGCCCAACAGGGAGCCAGACATGTGGTAGAGTGGGAGGGCAAGGTAGATCACATCCTCCTGGTGGGCGCCGCACAGCTGGTAGAATCCTTGGCATTGCAGGACCTTCAGATGACTGATCCGAGCAGCCTTGGGGAGGCCTGGGGGGAGCGGGAGATCAGGGGAAGGGTCTGAGCTCCAAGCCTTGTCTCCCGCTTTGGCCCTGTTGGGTTTCCCACAGAAAGTGGCAGAGGCAAGGCTGAAACTAAGAAGGCAGGCCAGGTCGTCCTAGAAATGTGGTAAGTTCGGAGAGGTGGGGAAATGAAGAGGGGTGGGAGGGTTGGCGAGACAGAAAATATGGCCGCTGGGATCAGCCTCCTCTCTGGGGGCTTTGGAGAAGTGGACTACGAGCTGAGGAGGTCACAGTTCCTATTCCCAGGCCCCTGCCTTCCTTGTCTTCAGTTTCTTGGAGGTAAATATCGTGTCCAGCCCTCACCTGTGGTGCCAGAGGTGAAGATATACAGGCACGTGTCCATTATGTTCTGGGGGGCAGACAGGTACCCGGGCACTGGCCCATCCACTTCAGCGGAGGCCTCAGCCAGAAAATCGGTGATTCCAGCAGGATGGGTTTCAGAGCCTGCAGCCCACAGGTGGAGCCCCATGGCTCTCAGGGCTGGCAGGTCAGGCTCCAGGGACTCCAGGAACTCTGGATGGGGCGGGAAAGCATAGCTCCACAGCTCTACCGCTACCCAGAAGCCTTCCCCACACTTTACTCCATttgttcccccacccccacctcgcAGAGCTCCCGAGTGAGGCTGAAGAGTACGGTACGGACGCGCCATCATGGGTCTGGGACCTGGAGCCCAAGTCTTCGGAAATCCTTGGGAAACCAGTGACCCTGCTTTATCCCTTCGCGAACCCAGAGACCCGTCTCCTCACCCTTTCCGAACCCCTGGCCTCCTTCCCAGCCCACTCCTTCTTTGCGCCCCTCCGACACGCCCCTTTCTGTGGCTGGCCCCGCCCCCGTCGGTCGAGCGCTCCAGCCTTACCTGGCGCCAGCACGAGCGCGCGAGCGCCGCAGCTGCGGAGACAGTGCAGTAGGGGACCCCGGCGCAGAGCGGTGGGCACAAAGGCCACACGCAGGCCGGCCTTGGCCAGCCCGAACCAGAGCCACAGGAACTCTGGGCAGGCGGGGAGCAACAGCGCCACGATGGCCCCAGGTGCCAGAGGGGCCGCGCCATCCCCTTCCCGCACGGGCCGCGCAGCTCCGCTTCCGGCCGCCGAGTCTCGTACGCCGTGCACCGCCCGCTCGCCTTCCCCGGCGCCCCCCGCGCCGCTGTCGCCGCCGCCGGGCCCCCCGTCCCAGCCTCGCGCGCGCAAAAAGGCGCGCGCAGCCCGGTTGCTCTGGCGCTCGGCCTCCGCGTAGCTAAAGCGTTGCGCGCCGTGAATGAGAAAGGTGTGCGCGGGGCGCTGCCGGGCCAGCTGCGCGAGGCGCCAGGCCAGGCTGCAGCCCCCCTCTGGACCTTCCGGGTCTGCGGCAGCCGCGGCCAGGGCGCGCGCTCGAAGGGCCCGTTTGCAGCGTAGGGCGCGCACCGAGAAGGCCAAGTCTGCCGCGAGCCAGCGCAACTGCGGCCATAGGCGCAGcttcagcagcagcagcggcagcagcagcaggggtAGCAGCAGGAGGGCGGCCATCGTGCCCGCTTCCTCGACTCGGCCCCGTCTGGCCCCAGCCGCTCGCAGACTGCCCAGATACTCCCTTCTGAAAACCTGGGGCCGCTGGTTCTAGTGCTTAGACCTCTCCTTCCCAGGAGCGCGCGCGCTGGCACTCGCCTcttcccacccagccccccacctccctccccacgggCGGAGAGCAGAGGCCCGGGAGGAGTACTAGTGGGGGGCGGCCCCGCACGCCCGGCCCTCCCCACAGCTACGCTCCGCCCTAGGCGCGCTCCCTCCCGGACGACTCGCAGCCCGCACCCTACCAGGTCCTGGGCGGTGCTCACGCCTTCTCTTAATCCCAGGATCGGGGCCGTTTTAGGTTTTCTCCTCAAGGGAGGTCTAGACATCTGGCTGGACTTTGGACCCCCGGCCAGAGAGCCAGGGCACTAGGATCCAAGtccatctttccctttcttcccgtTTTCACCCGTGACAGGAGGGTGGCACTGCTCTCCCAAAAGAGACTGAAGAACTCGGCCCCTTGCCCACATGGTGCTCCAAGTCCCCGCACGAAAGCCGGAGCTATGCCCTCCCTCCAGCCGCCAGGAGCAGCAGGAACCCCAGCGGGGTGGGAGCCGAGAGTGAAGTAGGGGAAAGGTGGAGGCCCAGACAGCCAGATTTCTGGAGGGGCCACGGCGGAAGCCCCTCCCCTTGGGCAAAGGTACAATAACTGGGGCCAGCCAGCTAATGCTTTCCATCCTAGTTTTAATTGCGGCAGAGAAAACTGGGGAACGAGCGAGGAAGGAAAAAAGGCCTCCGGGAGTTGAAACGTTCAAAGGAAGGAGTAGCAGCTTTGAGGGAAGGGAGAACCTGGATTCTGTAAAAGACAAATTTGCAGGCTGAACAGGAGGAGCTGTCTGCAGTCGGCCCAACTTCACTCCTCTCTCCTCAGCCTGCCCCTCACAACCTCCCAGGACAGCAGGGGAACAAAAGCATAGCCAAGGAGCTCTTTTCTGCTGGTACACATGGATGGGCAAGTGGCCAGACTGTGGAAGAGAGTTCTTTTTCCCAGGTATCTGaactctctccctcacccccaagcATTTAATCCTCCAGTAGTTGGTAAGCACAGAGTATGACAAATACCGGCTTTTGGAAGCCTCTGGTTTCTTGAGAGATGGGTAAAGACAAACAGCCTTTTGGGAGGTGGTGCCAGCATCAGTTTCTGCCTGGCCAGGTCAGCGCCTGGCCTGCACAGCCAGTGGCAGCCAGGATAGGGGCAGAGAAGCAAAAAGGTTGGGGCAGTAAAGCCAAGCCTTCTGCTCCAGACATAGAAGGAGGTgggcaggaagagagaaggggaagctgtgaaGGGGGGGGGGTGCCCATTAAATCAAGACCACCTGTACGGGCACAGGGTAAGTGGGGGCAGCAACTCCGGCACAAAAGAGGTTCTGGCTTGttttattgtcatttaaaaacaacttttaaaatgcGATTATctctgccaaaaaaaagaaagaaaacaaagacagaacCAAGGAAATGTGACCATTTGACAGTTCTGTGGAACATGTCTCTGGGACTCCCTGGGCTCTGGCCAGACTTGAGGTGCCAGCTTCAGGCCAGCACAAGCCTCCAGGTGGGGCTGTGGCCTCCCTCTCAGGTTCCTTCCCAAACACTTGTGGCATCTGGCCCATGGAGAGGAAAAGGCGACTTGACCATGTCACAGATTAAATGCCCACTTCATACTGGCGTATGGAGGGCAACTATATAATGCCTGTTCAGAGCAAATCAAGACCTGAAGGGGGAAGTTGGAAGGGGCACCCACACAGTTTTCACTCTCATCCTAGCCTCTCTGGCCAGCTGCCCCTCTGCCATTTCTCTTCTCTACTGAAACACTTttgggggaagctgggggagggggcaggaggctgAAGACTTCCACCACAGTCCAGGTTTTGTACAGCCTCTGGTTTCAGTGGGAACCCCAGTATCAGTGGGAGCAGCAGTGTGATGCGGCTGGAGGccccagagaggagggaggagggactggGGGGCTGCATGGCAGCTTCTCAGGCTGCGCTGAAGGAGGCAGCTCGTCCTTCTCCCAGGGTGAGCTCTGGGATGGGGACAGGGTGTTGCCCCTACGATCTCCCCAGCCCCTATTAACCTCTGATTCACCAAGGAGGGGAGGGCAGTCCAACTGGGGGTGGAATGGGGAACACAGGGCCTCAGTCACTGTCAGACCCCACTGCAGAGGACCCCTTCCGTTTCCGCTTGGTGGGCTTTGGTTTTGTGTCTTCTTCCTCCTGGAAGAGATGGAGGGGAGGGAATCACTAGCCTGGGCAGCGGCTGGCCCCAACTCTACCtgcaccccaactctccttttcctcctgtgCATGGCTTGCACGGCCAGGGGTCTCACCGAGGCACTGCTGGAGCCTGACTCTTCCTCAGCATTGGGGGGCTGTGTGGCATTCTTTCGACTTCGGGGGCTGGACAGAGCTGCTTTTCGCCGGCTCTTGGGTGGCTTGGTGGAAGAGTCCTCGTATTCCTCGGCCAGGGAGAAGAGATCGCTGAACCTAAGGGAGAGAACAGGCTCTCAGAGGGTGGGGGTCCTGGCCCCATGGCCATCCTCCCATCCTTTTCTCTGACCCCATGCCAGGGTCTCCATTTGTTCTCAACTCCATGGTCTTGCTGGTCACTAAGTTTGTGTCCCCAGCAGGCCACCCTCACCCAGGCCTTCTCCCACTACTTCCCAAGGCCCAAAGTGCAAGGAGCCTCACTTCATCTTGTGGGCTTCGTCACAGCTCGCCTGGACGTGCTGCAGAGCCTGCAGAATTGGGGTCTGGCTGAAAACTAGAGGGAGGGAGAACAGGGAGGGAGGAACAGTGAGGTGTCTGAGAGCTGCCCCACCCGGATCCACGGATGGTGTGAGCCAGGGCAGTGCCATGCGCTCGGAGAGGGCAGAAAGCATACAGTTCTGCTTGGTGTTGGTCAGGTTGAGACGCAGGTTGTCCAAGTGCTCTAGGATCTGCTCCAGAGTCAGCTGGGCCAGCTTGCTGCTGGAACTCCTCAGGCTGCAGGAAGGTCACAAGAGCCAGAGTCTGAGCTTGGGGTGACGGCTCCAGGAGAATGAGACACCCTCCCCCACTGAGGTCCCTCCTTAAGGCAGAGGCAGCCCATATGGAGAAGGGGATAGGAGGGCTGGGAGGGCCCGGCAGGGTAAGGGAGGTGTGCCTGGAACAGGGACCAAAGACAGGGCACtaggaaaggaggggaaggggccACAGTGGTCCTGCACGCCAGGTAGCTTCACACCACTAGATGTCGCCCACAAGCCAGGCAGGGACCGAACTGCACGGCCCTGGTGCCGGCCTGTGGACAGCGGGCAGCCCTGGCATGGAGGGTCCCACCTCTGCCTCTTGCGCGGAAGGCTGTTGTTCTTGATGAGCAGGGACTTGATGTGCTCAGCCAGCAGCTCGTCGTGCTTCATGCACCAGTGCCTCAGGATGCTGGTGGTGAACTGGTCGTCGGGGTGGCAGGGCCGGCTCAGCACCATCTTCACCATCTCCTCGCTGGGCCTGGGGGCGAGGGGAGCGGGCCGCCCTGCTCACACAGCTGGCCACAGGAGCCCCTGGAGCTCTCCCACTGGCTTTTTCCCCAGACCTCGGCCTCCCCATCCCTGCACCACCCCCAACTTGCGGCAGCTTCCTACTCTCAcatccctctcctccttctctttggGCCAAGGAATGCCTGGTTTCATCCTCTGCGGAAGCCAGGAGACAAGAAGTGAGACTCTTCAGCTTCTGTGACAGTAGAAggtgcgtgtgtgcgcgtgcatgtgTCGGCAGGGAGGCCCACTAAGTCTCCCGCACTTTGCCCAGGACAGTCAGGAAGTGGGCCAGGCAGGTAGGAGGAcaagtgtgtggtgtgtgcgtgctccccaacccctgccccactGGGTGGGTGGGCCACCCTGGTGTCTAGCCCGAGGAAGGTACAGGGGAGGTGGCGGGAAGCCACAGCCCCCACGCAGCCCTCCAACCTTCTCGCCTCCTTTAGGAAGCGCTGGACCGTGTCTACTCTCCCagccaagagaagagaaaaggtggaaggaaggcaagaaggtaggaaggaaaagATATACAGCTGTGGCCCCATTTATCTGGGGCTTCTGGAAAAGTGCCTGTGATGGAGGGAGGGGCCTCTGCCTTCTCGCCCTCTCTGCCCCACCCCTGGCAGGGAGCACGGGGGTCCAGCTGGCCCTGCTTTCCGCAGGTTGAGCGAGGGGATGGTGTCTGACCCCCCTACTCTGACCCTTCCTCCTCTTGGATTAGCCGCGTGGTGGCCTCAGGAGcacgggggaggggagcaggagcCACCGGGGATTAGAACTGCTGTGGCAGCAGGAAACGGGGATGTCCGGCCCCcacctctgagggcagctcctggTGGGCAGGGGGGTAAAGTCGAGAGGAAGCCCAGATCCCAAGGGAGCTGCTTATTTGTAAATCACTTTGGGGGAAGGGTAGAATAAGCAGATGTCAACAATAGGAAAAAACACGGCCAGAGGAGCAGGACAGGAGCCCTTTATATGGCAGCATCTCTTGGTATGTTGAGATTGAGGACTAAAGAGCCCCCGAGGGTGGAACTCACTTCTCTCTTCGGAGCTGAAGCAGTAGGCAGGACAGGGCCTCTGGGTgctctgtgggggaggggagaggctgttCAGAGGAATGCAAAATTCCAGGAAGAAATCCTGGCAcctctcccatcccccaaccAACAGCCACTGCAAAGAGCAAAGATAATCAGCAAGAAACCAGGAAGAGCAGGCCCCTAACCCACTCCTCCAAAATCCCGAGCCCCCTGAGCCCCAGTCTAGCACCTGGCTCAGAGAAGGCCTGCAGGATACACCTAAAGGGCAGAAGCGACTGACAGGGAGCCTGCCTTTTCGCACTTGGCACTTTGGCGGGAAGGGGGACGGCGGATCTGGGCTCAtctagaaaggagctcagaggcctAAGCCTTGCAGCAGCTGGACTGGGAGTGCCCTCTCCCTGCCGTGTTCCACACCCACAACCCGACTCACCTTTGTACTTGAGGTGCTGCAGGATGGGGATTATGGTCTCCAGGGGGATGTTGTGGGCCAGGAAGAGCTGCCAGGCACAGTACTGCTCAAAGGTTTCCCAGTCCAGGCTCTGGactgaggagacagagaagagatAACCTCATTCATATTctcaatctccctctctctctctctctctttctctctctctctctctctcacatacacacacacacagacagggcAAATCCACTATCAGCACCCCTGGCAGGGATGGTATAGGGGTGGAGACAGTGATCCTAAGACTACAGAAACTTTCCCTTTCACACAAAGCATAGTTCCAAAGCCTTCTCATACAGCTTCTGTAGTCCCATCAGCCTTGAGGCTGGAGGACCAAGGgactttcacagagcaaaaaacAGATCCAGACAGACATTGCCTGAGGCCACACGGCAGGGTGGAATGACATTCTATCTCATTCTCGGCCCCGGAACCAGCTTTCCTGTTACTAGAAAATACACAGGGCTGCcacccctctctcttctccctgggcACCTCAGGGCTTTGCTCACTTACTGAGTATATTGAGGACTGAGTCTTTTCGAAACATGACCAGGTTCCCCATCATCACATGGCAGACCAGCTCCTGGAGCTaagggggagaagaggaagaaggcagAACCCATTTGGTTCTAAAAGAGGCCAGGAAGCTAGTATGGAAGCAGAAGCAGGAGGGCTCATTCAGGGAAAAAACCAGAGGAAGTGAAAACCTAGTCTTAAAGGAATGGGGAGGAAATGGCACATGACGGATGCCAGGGGCTTTGAAGGATGAAGGGGACTGGCAAAGGAGCAACTGGCTTCAGTGGTAAACACAGGCCTATTCGGAGcaaaaatagttaagaaaaaCTACCCCTTGTGTCCTGATGGCGGAGGGAGAACAGGCAGCTTCTCTACTTGGATGTAGTCTGGGCCTCTGAGCCATCCCAGCCTGTGCTGAGGGAAGGGCCGTGGGGGGCGGGATTACAGGTGCGGGTAGGAAAAAAGCAAAGGAGGAAGGGCTCTTGAGTGCTACGCTTCCCCATCTATGAATGGGGCAAATGAGCAGAGAGAAGGAGCAGAAACGGGACCCCAGCTGAGGCCTGAGAAGGGACACAGGCCAAGCTACAGCCTCGTAGGGACCTATGCATGATAGAAAGGTCAAATAGAGATGGTCTGACCATTTTCATTCTGAGCCAAGGGGAAGACAGACTGAGAGCTTAAAAACACAATCCCCTCGGCTTCCCGGAAGAACGGGAGTGCCCCCAAAATGTGGACAATAAGGGGAACTCCAAGCAGGACTGGCATGGCCCCCGCTCGCCTCCCAGGGGCTCCGctttccttcccagcccccagggcctaAGGTGCACAGAGCTGcagccaggagcagggtgcctgAGAACACAGGCTCCCTGTCTGCAGGCTGAGGGGGAGGCAGAACCCCGTTTCCCCAGGCCTCTCGGGTTGACAGCTCTATGTTCACCTGTGCTGAGTCAATAACAGCCACAATCATGTTCAGCAGCTCCCCACTCCGCAAGGTCTCAtctggaaactggaggaaaaagagggaaagtagGGCATAAGTCCAAAATGCACGCCTCAGCTTTCACCTCATAATTCATCGCCTCTCCCTACCACATGCTCAGGGGATGCTGGGCTAGCCAGACATGGGGTCCTAATATAAATCCCTAAACAAAGATCCAAGAGTTATGAAGCTGGGAATTTAATCCTTAAAGAATCCAAGTTTTTAAATCTGTGTGTgcacacagtgtgtgtgtgtgtgtgtgtgtgtgtgtgtgtgtgtgtacgtgccaTGTGTAAGGAAAGGAATGAGGAGCCATCTAGAGACAAAGCTAGAGCTGAAAGGGACTGGACATGGTGGTTAGTTAGCTCTCTGTGGAGTGGTGACAGAATTAGCATTTGCATCTCTGGCAGCAAAGAAATCCAGTCTATACTAACTCTTGCCAAAGACGAGAAGGTGTAGAGAGTGTATATATTTGGGGAGTGTGCAGGGTATGGGGTAGGCAGGGTCCCTTCTGGAGAGGCCAGTTCaccagggagggagctgggcatctgcatccctcctccctccagttTTTGGCTGACATCACTCTTCCTCCTGTTATGCCCTGATTTCCCTGTTCCTGGTAACTTTCATCAAGAGGAGGAAGAGCTGATACCTCCTCCTATGTCCCAGTTCCTAGAGGAGACTCTTAGTGAACCAGGGAAATTAAAGGTGAGTCTCCACTACAGAGGCCCCGGTCTTTGAGAACCATTAGAGAGACTGGAGGGTGAGCCATCAGACGGCAAGAGGGCTTTGGATACGTGAACACGGATCTGGTCGGGGGCCCTGTCCTGGGTCCAGAGGATGGGGCCAAAGCACAGGAGACAAGTGTATAGGCCCAGACCCCAACTCACACAACAAGAATTCTGGGGGTTTTAGAGATTTTTCTAGTTGATAAAGAGAGGCAGAAGGAGGGGACGGCTGTGGTGTGGGAGCAAAGGGCCTACCGAGGCCagcagggatggggagaggagggtCAGGGTCGTGTGCCATGAGATAATGCAGTCTCCCGTGAGCCCGCCGGCACTGCTGCCCCATCCCCGTGGATACAGATAGAGGTGCTGACCTCTGTGTAGATGGAGGGTGTGAGGTGGCACAGCAGTCGCACGTCGTCCTCCTGGCAGGCCTTCATGTCCATCATTAAGCAGGTGTGCAGGTCGCCCAGCTGGGTGGCCTGGGCAAATGACTCGTACAGGTTCATCTTCCCTGCGGCGGCTTTGCTGCAAGACCAGTTGGGCCTCAACCAGCGGCCTGACCCCAGCCCACAGTCTCAAACATCTCCTAAGTAGACCCTCACTCTAGAATCCCTTTGCTGCCCAAGATGCCCTGGGCTAATCTCTCTCATGGCCTCCCCACTGCCTCCCCCCCAAGGACTTGGTGACTTATGGGAATTAGGAGACACTCTTCTTTCTCCCCATCTTTCCCCAGTGTTCCAGACAGGGCTCAAACCACAATTAGTGAAGAAGCTACTATCTGGTGACAGTaaagaacaagagagagagagggctcagGTCAGGTTAGAGAAAGCTTTCTCTCCTGCTCTTTGGGCTGTGAGCAATGAGGGCAATAACACATAGAGACCCCGAGACCCCTACCTCACACGATATACaaaaaacttaactcaaaatgggtcacaggcctaaatgtaagaactgaaacTACACAACTCTTAGAAAAACACATAGGAGtaaagcacaagtgacaaaagaaaaaataaagtggacttgatcaacatttaaaacttttctgtttcaaaggataccatcaagaaacTGAACAGACAAcccacggaatgggagaaaatatttgcgaaccatacatctgataagggacaTGTATCCAGAATGTttgaagaactcttaaaaatccacaagaaaaagacaaatacccaattaaaaaatagagattcgaacagaaatttttccaaagaaaatatgcaaatggccaataagcgcatgaaaagatactcaacatcattagccatcagggaaatgcaaatcaaaacaatgatgagataccacttcatacccattaggcTGGCTATAGTCAAAAGCCAACAAGTGTTGGGGTgcatgtggagaaatcagaacgctcacactctgctggtgggaacataaaatggtcgcatcactttggaaaacagtttggcagtttctcacaaaTTTAAAAACAGTTACCATTGGACTCAAAAATTCTATATACTCAGGAAAATTGAAGACATCTGTCCATGCAAAAagctgtacatgaatgttcacagcagctctattcacaacagacaaaaaagtggaaacaacccaaatgtccgtcaacaagtgaatgggtaaataaattgtggtatatccatacagtggattatttagccataagaaggaatgaagtacgGATACACACTACCAACagggataaaccttgaaaacgttaggctaggtgaaaaaagccagtcatgAAAAatcacacactgtatgattccatttat
This sequence is a window from Globicephala melas chromosome 1, mGloMel1.2, whole genome shotgun sequence. Protein-coding genes within it:
- the SLC27A3 gene encoding long-chain fatty acid transport protein 3 isoform X2, which produces MAALLLLPLLLLPLLLLKLRLWPQLRWLAADLAFSVRALRCKRALRARALAAAAADPEGPEGGCSLAWRLAQLARQRPAHTFLIHGAQRFSYAEAERQSNRAARAFLRARGWDGGPGGGDSGAGGAGEGERAVHGVRDSAAGSGAARPVREGDGAAPLAPGAIVALLLPACPEFLWLWFGLAKAGLRVAFVPTALRRGPLLHCLRSCGARALVLAPEFLESLEPDLPALRAMGLHLWAAGSETHPAGITDFLAEASAEVDGPVPGYLSAPQNIMDTCLYIFTSGTTGLPKAARISHLKVLQCQGFYQLCGAHQEDVIYLALPLYHMSGSLLGIVGCLGIGATVVLKSKFSAGQFWEDCQQHGVTVFQYIGELCRYLVNQPPSKAEHGHKVRLVVGSGLRPDTWERFVRRFGPLQVLETYGLTEGNVATFNYTGQRGAVGRASWLYKGSRFGTPRGSVWPHLQPGDVFFNTGDLLVCDDQGFLRFHDRTGDTFRWKGENVATTEVAEALEALDFLQEVNVYGVTVPGHEGRAGMAALVLRPPHSLDLVQLYVRVSENLPPYARPRFLRLQESLATTETFKQQKVRMAKEGFDPSVLSDPLYILDQAGGAYLPLTPARYSALLAGDLRI
- the SLC27A3 gene encoding long-chain fatty acid transport protein 3 isoform X4 gives rise to the protein MAALLLLPLLLLPLLLLKLRLWPQLRWLAADLAFSVRALRCKRALRARALAAAAADPEGPEGGCSLAWRLAQLARQRPAHTFLIHGAQRFSYAEAERQSNRAARAFLRARGWDGGPGGGDSGAGGAGEGERAVHGVRDSAAGSGAARPVREGDGAAPLAPGAIVALLLPACPEFLWLWFGLAKAGLRVAFVPTALRRGPLLHCLRSCGARALVLAPEFLESLEPDLPALRAMGLHLWAAGSETHPAGITDFLAEASAEVDGPVPGYLSAPQNIMDTCLYIFTSGTTGLPKAARISHLKVLQCQGFYQLCGAHQEDVIYLALPLYHMSGSLLGIVGCLGIGATVVLKSKFSAGQFWEDCQQHGVTVFQYIGELCRYLVNQPPSKAEHGHKVRLVVGSGLRPDTWERFVRRFGPLQVLETYGLTEGNVATFNYTGQRGAVGRASWLYKHVFPFSLIRYDVTTGEPIRNTQGLCVATSPGEPGLLVAPVNQQSPFLGYAGGPELARGKLLKDVFQPGDVFFNTGDLLVCDDQGFLRFHDRTGDTFRWKGENVATTEVAEALEALDFLQEVNVYGVTVPGHEGRAGMAALVLRPPHSLDLVQLYVRVSENLPPYARPRFLRLQESLATTETFKQQKVRMAKEGFDPSVLSDPLYILDQAGGAYLPLTPARYSALLAGDLRI
- the SLC27A3 gene encoding long-chain fatty acid transport protein 3 isoform X1; translated protein: MAALLLLPLLLLPLLLLKLRLWPQLRWLAADLAFSVRALRCKRALRARALAAAAADPEGPEGGCSLAWRLAQLARQRPAHTFLIHGAQRFSYAEAERQSNRAARAFLRARGWDGGPGGGDSGAGGAGEGERAVHGVRDSAAGSGAARPVREGDGAAPLAPGAIVALLLPACPEFLWLWFGLAKAGLRVAFVPTALRRGPLLHCLRSCGARALVLAPEFLESLEPDLPALRAMGLHLWAAGSETHPAGITDFLAEASAEVDGPVPGYLSAPQNIMDTCLYIFTSGTTGLPKAARISHLKVLQCQGFYQLCGAHQEDVIYLALPLYHMSGSLLGIVGCLGIGATVVLKSKFSAGQFWEDCQQHGVTVFQYIGELCRYLVNQPPVLETYGLTEGNVATFNYTGQRGAVGRASWLYKHVFPFSLIRYDVTTGEPIRNTQGLCVATSPGEPGLLVAPVNQQSPFLGYAGGPELARGKLLKDVFQPGDVFFNTGDLLVCDDQGFLRFHDRTGDTFRWKGENVATTEVAEALEALDFLQEVNVYGVTVPGHEGRAGMAALVLRPPHSLDLVQLYVRVSENLPPYARPRFLRLQESLATTETFKQQKVRMAKEGFDPSVLSDPLYILDQAGGAYLPLTPARYSALLAGDLRI
- the SLC27A3 gene encoding long-chain fatty acid transport protein 3 isoform X3 yields the protein MAALLLLPLLLLPLLLLKLRLWPQLRWLAADLAFSVRALRCKRALRARALAAAAADPEGPEGGCSLAWRLAQLARQRPAHTFLIHGAQRFSYAEAERQSNRAARAFLRARGWDGGPGGGDSGAGGAGEGERAVHGVRDSAAGSGAARPVREGDGAAPLAPGAIVALLLPACPEFLWLWFGLAKAGLRVAFVPTALRRGPLLHCLRSCGARALVLAPEFLESLEPDLPALRAMGLHLWAAGSETHPAGITDFLAEASAEVDGPVPGYLSAPQNIMDTCLYIFTSGTTGLPKAARISHLKVLQCQGFYQLCGAHQEDVIYLALPLYHMSGSLLGIVGCLGIGATVVLKSKFSAGQFWEDCQQHGVTVFQYIGELCRYLVNQPPVLETYGLTEGNVATFNYTGQRGAVGRASWLYKGSRFGTPRGSVWPHLQPGDVFFNTGDLLVCDDQGFLRFHDRTGDTFRWKGENVATTEVAEALEALDFLQEVNVYGVTVPGHEGRAGMAALVLRPPHSLDLVQLYVRVSENLPPYARPRFLRLQESLATTETFKQQKVRMAKEGFDPSVLSDPLYILDQAGGAYLPLTPARYSALLAGDLRI